The genome window GCTGGAAGGCTCACGCCCTGGTATGGCAATGCTGGTATATGCCAGTTTACATGTGATCAGCCGACCAGGTTATGAATTATTAATTAATCAAAGTATCGAAAAAGCGAATTATTTTGCCGACTTGATCGATCAACACCCTGATTTTGAATTAGTAACTAAGCCTGAGCTTTGTTTATTAACTTATCGCTATAACCCAGCAGTAGTGCAGTCACTACTAGTCAGCAGCGATAAAAAGCAACAAGATCAAATCAATGTATTACTGGATAAACTGACTAAATTTGTCCAGAAACGACAACGGGAAAATGGTAAATCTTTTGTTTCTCGGACACGAATTGAAGTGCAAAAATATCACGGTAGAAAAACACTGGTTTTTCGAGTGGTGTTAGCGAATCCGTTAACTTCTAAAGATATTTTAACGGATATTCTGGCGGAGCAGATTGAGCTAGCGCAGGAAAGCCGCAATGTCCTTCCTAAACTCATTTCCCTAGCTAGCTAAGGCTGTTAATTTTATCTATTTGACTATAGAGCTCTTACTGTTTGATAAATAAGTAAAAGCTCTTTTGTTGTCGCTAAATTTTTACAGTTACTAGTTTCTAATCGGAAGCTTTTACTTTCATGTAACTTTCAAAATGAAAGTTGTTGTGTAATAATTCCTTTGTGGTTACATTTCCGGGAGCCGTACTATGCAGAGTGTAGAGAATAAGATGCCAGAATTTATTGAAGAAAATAAAAGCGACGAATTGCCAATTGAACAGCAACTCATTGAAGCACAAAAAGAAATTGAAGATTTAAAAAGTCAGCTTATGTGGATGGAACGTTCATACGAGTAGGCTATCCCCAAAGCAGAAAAACCGGAACCCAGTTCCGGTTTTTTTATGTATAGGATATGCGGTATAACGCGGGCTCAAGGATGAGCAGGAGCGTATATGTATAGGATATGCGGTATAACGCGGGCTCAAGGATGAGCAGGAGCGTATATGTATAGGATATGCGGTATAACGCGGGCTCAAGGATGAGCAGGAGCGTATATGTATAGGATATGCGGTATAACGCGGGCTCAAGGATGAGCAGAAGCGTATATGTATAGGATATGCGGTATAACGCGGGCTCAAGGATGAGCAGAAGCGTGTATATGAATGCAAAGACGTAGGAGGTCGAGCGCAGGATGCCCGAGTCCTAAAATGTCGGTCGAACGCAGAGTCAATGTGTAATTGGCTCTGGATGATTACAGTTTGACTTGCAGGTTATCGATTAATCGCGCTTTACCACAATGAGCCGCCGCTAAAATAACGAGCTTTTTGTCATCTTCGCTGGCCGGTTGTAAGGTGCGAGCATGACAAATATGGATGTAATCGGTTTTTAAACCGGCGTTATCGATAAAATTAGCGGCTTTTTTTGCCAGACCAATAAAATCGTTATTATCTTTGATTTGTTCAGCAAGCCATTGAATATTTTGGCTTAGTGCCGGTGCGATTTTTTTTTCTTCTTCGGTTAAGTAACCATTGCGAGAACTTAACGCTAGGCCGCTGGCTTCTCTGACGGTTTCCACTGGGATAATTTCAATTGGCATCGACAGATCTTCTACCATGGTTTGGATCACTTGTACTTGCTGATAATCCTTTAACCCAAAACAAGCAACATCAGGCTGCACCAGGTTGAATAATTTACACACTACGGTGGCAACACCACGAAAATGTCCAGGACGGCTTTCACCACAATAGCCTTCAGATACATTAGGCACTTCAACAAAGCTTTGTTTATCTAAGCCTTTTGGATAGATAATTTCTGCTGTTGGTGTGAACAATAAGTCGGTGTTCGCGGCGACCAATTTTTGTTGATCATCTGCTAACGTTCTTGGGTAACTATCAATGTCTTCATTTTTACCAAATTGCATCGGGTTAACAAAGATACTGGCGACTACTTTATCTGCGTGTTTATGTGCTTCGGTGATTAATGCTATATGCCCAGCGTGTAAATTTCCCATAGTAGGCACGAAAGCAACTGTGAGTCCTTGTTGGTGCCAGGCTTTGATGGTTTGACGTAACTCTGCTATTTCACTGACTGTTTTCATCTGACTGCCTATTTAAAGATATGTTCATCGCCTGGGAAGTTGCCGTTTGTCACTTCTGATATGTATAATTCAATTGCCTTTTGTATATCGCCAGTATCGATAAGAAAGTTTCGGGAAAACTTCGGCATATAACTACAAGAGATGCCTAATGCATCATGCATTACCAAAATTTGTCCGTCAGTATCTTTGCCAGCACCGATGCCGATAGTCGGGATAGTCAATGCTTGAGAAATGGCTTTTCCAAGCCCTGCGGGAATACATTCTAATACCAAGAGTTGAGCACCGGCTGCTTCAAGTGCTTTTGCGTGGGCAATCATTTCTTCCGCTTTTGCCTGATCGCGACCTTGCACTTTAAAACCACCAAAGACATTGACTGATTGCGGCGTTAAACCTAAATGAGCACAAACGGGAATTCCACGTTCTACTAGTCCTCTGATGGTATCTTCAAGCCACAGACCTCCTTCAAGTTTCACCATGCTGGCACCTGCTTGCATTAGCTTAGCCGCGTTAGTGAATGCTTGCTCTTTGGTGGCATAGCTCATAAATGGCATATCACTGATAATGAGTGTATTTTCGACGCCCCGCTTAACGCACTGGGTATGATAGGCCATATGATCAATATCAACGGGCAGGGTATCATCTTGTCCTTGCAACACCATGCCTAAAGAATCACCAATTAAAATAGCGTGAATGCCAGCCTGATCAAATATTTTAGCAAAGCTTGCATCGTATGCGGTGATGGTTGAAATTTTTTCACCTTGCAGCTTCATTTTTTGTAAGGTTGCTGTGGTAACTTTTGCCATGCGAGTTCCATTATGTAAACAGGGAGGTTATTTTTATTGTTTGTCCCAAATAAGCTAAGTGCTCTATTCTAGCGTATTTCTAGTTGTTAGCTCAATTGGCTGTGTATCTTTAGTCCGTTTGATGGAATAGCTTTAGCGAGTTTACTAACGCTATCGCCATCTGGTAGCAATAGCCCGTCAGCTATTTCTGCTAACGGCAGCAGGACAAATTCCCGCTCTTTTAAGCCATAATGTGGCACAGTTAATCGCTCATTTTTGATTACTTGATTGTCAAATAGCAGGATATCAATATCTAGCACTCGTGCGCCCCAACGTTCATCTTTACGCACTCGTCCAGCTTTTTGTTCTATCGTTTGTAGTTGATCTAATAGTTCAAGCGGTGCAAGTTCAGTTTCCAGGGCAAGCACTGCATTCATATAATCTGGCTGATCTTGCGGCCCCATCGGGCGACTATGATAGAGCGACGATAGCTGAGTTATTTTGCTTTGCACAATGCCTTGAATGGCAATCACAGCTTGTCTGATTTGTTGTTCGGGATCAGCAAGGTTACTTCCTAATCCGATATAGGCAATACTCATTGTTCATTGGCCGTATTTTGTGTTTTAGGCTTACGTCGTTTTCTCGGGCTGCGGCGAGCACAGGTGCGGCCTATTGTCTTGACCATTTGTTGTTGGGTGTCATGACCTGTCGTTTGAAAGTCGGTCCACCATTTGGCTAATGCTATTAGTTGTGGATCTTGCTCTATTTCCGCACGTAATAGTAGAAAATCATAACCGGCTCTGAATTTTGGATGTTCAAAGGTCTTAAAGGCCTTTTTACCTTCTCGTTTAACAAGTTTATCTTGTAATATCCAGATATCTTTCATTACCGCTTGAAAGCGTTTTGGGATAGCGATGCTGCGTTGCTGCTCTGCCATTACTTCCCCTAAGGCGCTGAAAAATGCATCTTGTGGGCTTAGCTGAGCTTGTTGGCGTAATTGTTCAACTTGCTTTTGTAGCGGATACCACAACATCGCGGCAAATAAAAACGCCGGGGTAACCCGTTTGCTATTATTAATTCGGCTATCGGTGTTGTTTAGTGCTTTGCTAATAAACGCTTCAAGGTAAGGAAATTCTTGTTGGTTTGTCGATTGAGCGACAATAGGGAAGAAATACTTAAATAGTTGATAATGGCAAAGTTGTTGATAATTGCTAAAGGCCTTACCTGCTAGAAATAGTTTTAAGAACTCTTCGAACATTCTTGCTGGTGGAATATTTTCCAACAGTGGCGCTAATGTCGAGATTGGTTGCTCGGTCTCCGGTGCTATCTTCATATCAAGCTTAGTCGCAAAGCGGATCGCTCGTAGCATACGAACCGGATCTTCACGGTAGCGAGTTTCAGGGTCGCCAATTAAGCGAATAATACATGCTTTGATGTCGGCAAGACCATTGGCAAAATCATAGATCTTAAAATCAGCGCTTGAGTAATACAGGGCATTGATAGTGAAATCGCGGCGCTCGGCATCTTCCTCGATTGAGCCATAAATATTGTCACGTAACAACATGCCGTGTTCACTTTGTTTGGAGGTTTTCTGGCAGTCCTGTTGTTTTTTCGGTGCGCTGTCGTGATGCCCTCTAAAAGTAGCCACTTCGATGACTTCGCGGCCAAAGACAATATGGGCTAATCGAAAGCGACGACCGATTAAGCGGCAATTACGAAATAAACCTTTAATTTGTTCCGGGGTCGCGTTAGTCGCAATATCAAAATCTTTCGGTTCGAGGCCAAGTAAAATATCACGAACACCACCACCAACTAAGTACGCATCGTAGCCTGATTTATTCAGACGATACAGGACCTTAAGTGCGTTGGCACTGAGTAAGTTGCGAGAAACCGGGTGTTGATCTCTGGTATAAATTTGTGGCGATGGATAATGAGTAACAGCTTGTTTTTTTGATGCTGATTGACCTAAAACTTTTTTACACAGATTGATCACGCGTTTGATGACACTATACCTTAATAGACAATAATAAATTTTGATGGCAATTCTATAACAGCAAGCAACAAAAGAGAATGAAAAAACAGCAATGTGGTTATTTTAGCTTGGTCTAGCTAATCGCTATTTGTTGTTTTTTCGGCACTCGGACTATTTGCCAATGCTTAATGGCCCAGTTAATGATGTCGGCAACCGGATAAGAAATGAGCTCTGTGGGTGGTTGCTGTCCTAAAAAGTTTAACGCGGCAATCAGTGAAGGTTGAGGTTTGTGATTATCTATTGCTGGCGCTTTATTTTGTTTACTTAATTTATAACCCTCACTGGTTACTGCTAATGGTACATGAGCAAATTGTGGTGCGTTGGCATTTAAAATACGATAAAAGCTTAGTTGGCGGCAGCTGGGTTCTAATAGATCACAGCCTCTCACTACATGGGTAATTTGCTGGAAAATATCGTCGGCAACCACTGCTAGCTGATAAGCAAATAAGCCATCTTTGCGTAGAATAATAAAGTCTTCCTGGGCAAGTAAAGCATCGCAGTGAACTTCCCCCTGGATCAGGTCGTTAAATGTCGCTATACCATGTGGGTTGATAACACGAATGGCGTTATTGTCTGCCGGTAATGCTAAATCACGGCAGTGACCCTGATAAATACCACCACTGGCTTTTATTTGGGCGCGGGTACATTGACAATAATAGCATTGTTGCTGGGCAAATAGTTGTTGAATGAGTGCCTGATAACGCTGAGTTTGCTGGCTTTGATAAAAAACCTGTTCATCCCAATGTAAGCCATATGCATCTAAGGTATGTAAAATCGCGTCGCTGGCGCCTACTTGCTCCCGGGGGGGATCTATATCTTCAATGCGTACCAGCCAGCTGCCATTATGCTTTCGAGCATCAAGAAAACTTGCTAATGCACTGATCAAAGAGCCAAAATGAAGATTACCAGATGGAGAGGGAGCAAAGCGACCACGGTATTGTTGTGGTCGCTCAGTTATTTGAGTCATCGCTATTGTTGAGGAAAGAAATTAACCAGCGAGTTGACGTTCTTTAATTTCAGCTAACGTTTTACATTCAATGCAAAGGTCGGCTGTTGGGCGTGCTTCTAAGCGGCGAATACCAATTTCAATGCCACACGCTTTACAGAAACCGAAATCATCCTCTTCGATTAACTGTAACGTTTTTTCGATTTTCTTAATGAGTTTACGCTCACGGTCACGGGTTCGAAGTTCTAAACTGAACTCTTCTTCCTGCGCTGCACGGTCTACCGGATCCGGGAAATTAGCCGCCTCATCTTTCATATGAGTCACGGTACGGTCAACTTCTTCTCTCAATTGTACACGCCAAGCATCTAGGATTTTTTTGAAATGCTCTAATTGCTCAGGGTTCATGTATTCTTCGTTAGGTTTTTCTTGGTATGGTGCTACACCTGCCAAGGCTAAAATACCTAAAGCTTTTTGATTTGGCATGCTAAGTCTCCTAATGCTAAATAAACCAAATGTCCTGTTCTGTGGACGTCATTTGATTGCAAGTGCCAATTATAAATAGACCTGAAATATCAGAACTATATTGTGTTACAGCGAATAAAAATCAAGAAAGATTCAACAATTATTTAATTTTTAAATAAAAATCAACAACTTAACGAGATAAAAAATTTGAAGATATTGAAATATTCATCTGCAAGCCCACTTTTTTAGCAAGTTTTACCCTCACTCGTCAATGGTTAGGAGATTTTATTATTAAAATTTTGCTTGAGTGTATGGGCAAAGAGAGCTTAGTCGCTTTGGTTAGCTATTTGGTATTACTAAAAATTCATCACTATACTTAGGCTCAGTTAGGCTCAGGTTAACTCTTAGCCTTCTACTCTATTGTGCTTAAATTTTCACTGAAAGTCAGAGATCAAAATACAAAGCTAACAGAGCTCAGGAAATCAACACAGGGAGTTTTCTTTTGCAAAAAGTATTAGTGACACTGATGGCATTTTGCACGTATTTTTTACTTGTGCAATTTGGTCATCTATTTACTATCCCATTTGGTTTTGCCAGTCCTATCTGGCCGGTGTCTGGTGTTATTCTTGGCTTGTACTTAAGGTTTGGTGCGCCAGTACTCATTGGTGCTTTTGCCTCGGCATTAATAAGTTTTCATCAAGACAGTTTTATTGCCGCATTGCCGTTTTACGTTATTAGCTGGTTATCTGTGATCAGTGTGTTGCAGTTTATGTTGGCTAAACTGTTGGCGCAGCGATTTTGCGTGTTGCCTATTAACACCCATTTGCCCAGTGAAATTGTCAAATTTTTACTGTTAACCGGCCCAGTTGCTGTGTTGATCACCAGCTTAATGTCGATATTTACCTTGGCGTTCTCTGTACCAATTGAAACGGAGGTGTTGCTGTATATAGGGGCGGTTAAATGGATTGGCGATTTCATGAGTATTGTTTTTATTACGCCAGTTATTCTGTTTGTTACCACTAACTCTTTTGTGAAAAAAGCACGTCACTCAGCAGCCTCAACGTTGGCTAGTTTATTTTCTCTTAGCCTGATCAGCGTTATTTTTTTATTGTCTAACCAAAGTTTTCAGCAAAAAAAAATGCAGCAATTTGTCAATGCCACCGAGCCTTTTATTGATCATGTTGAATATGTTCAAAACAGTATCAAACAAAATCTTCATGCCTTGGATGGCTTATATCAGGCCAGTGAAAGTGTTACGCGCGATGAATTTAGATTATTTAGCGAAAATATTAAAAATCCTAATATTGAAATCCAAGGCATAGGCTGGTTACCGTTAATTCATCATAGTGAACGTCAGGCATTTGAAAAAAGTTTATCTGAATTAAATTTTCCAGTATCTACTATTCAAGCATTGACGCAGAGCGGTTTTTCAGTGGCACCTAAGCAGCCACTATATATGCCCATTTTTTTTATCGAGCCGATTGAACAAAATAAGTCGGCACTAGGTCTGGATGTTGCCAGTCACCCAATTGTAAAAGCTAGTGTTGATAAGGCGATTAGTATTCGTTCTTATGTTATAAGCCCTCTACTATCTTTAGTACAGCAGCAGGATAAATTTTCAGGCGTTGTAGTGTATTACCCAATATATAAACAGATTAATAGTGCCAATAAACAACAGTTTATTGGCTTGGTGGAAGTGGTGTTTGAGTTGGATTTATTATTGTCTAATTATTATCGACAGGCTGAAATTAAGCATTTTAGTTTCAGTTTTACTTATGGCAAAGACAATAGTTTTACTCATCAAGATTTTAATCCTGAGGCAATATTTACGCATAGCGCAGAGCTGGCCTTGTTTGATAAGCACGGCAAGCTTTATTTTACCAGTAGTGCGAGCTTTGAACGTGAGCTAACGGATTGGTTTAGTTTAAGCATGATGTTAGTTGGCTGCCTGCTTGGCGTAATATGTGTGATGTTTGTCTTTTTTATTATTACATTCAACCATTCTCTTAGTCGTAAGGTGAAAGAAAGTACTGCTAAGCTCACTAGTAAAAACGAAGAATTAATGATGGCTAATCAAGCGAAAAACCTTTTTTTAGCTAATATTAGTCACGAATACCGTACCCCGCTTAATGCCATCATTGGTTTTGCCGAAATAGCGCAACGTGAAACCCATGATATGAATACAAAAGAGTATTTGGCCAAGATCCGACATTCCTCCGATGTTTTGTTGAACATAGTTAATGATGTGTTGGATATCTCTAAAATTCAGGCCGGGGAGCTTAAGCTTGAGCAACGTCCGTTTCAGCCATCAGTCGTGACTTTATCAGTAATTGAAATGCTATTAGACAAGGCAAAAGAAAAATCAATATGCCTTGAACATAGCTTTAGTCCTGAGTTTTCTCTTTGGGTTTCTGGCGATGAAACTCGCTTTAAGCAGACCTTTATCAACTTACTTAATAATGCCATTAAATTTACCCATCAGGGGCGAATTTCGATTAAAGGTGAGGCTCAAAAAATCGCAGATAACACTTGCAAACTAACCATAGTGGTTGCCGATACAGGTATTGGTATTAGTGATGAAAATCAGCAGAGGATATTTACACCTTTTGCTCAGGCGGAAGCTTCTACCACTAGACAGTTTGGTGGTACTGGCATCGGGCTATCGATAGTAAAACAGTTATGTTTGATGATGGATGGTGACATCCACGTAACCAGTCAATTAGGCGAGGGAAGTACTTTTACTGTAAACCTTAAGCTACCTTGTGTACAAGCTCCTGAGAAGTCATTAGCCTCAAATGATGTTACTTTTCAAGCGGCTCACATACTGGTGGTTGAAGATAATAAAATCAATCAATTGATTGTTAAAAAGCAACTTGCTCCCTTAGGTGTGAGTTGTGTTTTTGCTAATGATGGTGAGCAAGCGCTTAGTTATTTGTCGACAGCGTGTCCTGATTTGATTTTAATGGATTTACAGATGCCTAATATGGATGGCTTTACTGCGTCGGCCATTATTAAAAAAAATCCAAGTTGGCAACAGATCCCGATTGTTATTTTAAGCGCCAGTGTTGGTAAACAGGACAAGGCTAAGGCAGCTGAACTTGGCATAAACGACTTTATACATAAGCCATTTCAACAGGCAGATCTGATCACAATATTAAGTAAGTATCTGCGTCAAAGCGAGGTTGCGAATCCTTCTCTCAATATTGAACAAGAATCAATAAATTGATAATGAGCAAGTAGATCTACTTTAAATTCAATCACCTGCACGCCACTTTTAAGTGCCAGATCAAACGCCTGCCCGTAGTCATTATCTATATGTCGAGCGATAGTGACCGAATGAATGCCCGAGTGTAATATGGCGAAGAGCAATACCGCTCTATGACCCGACTTACTCATTTCACTAAGTTCCCTCAGGTGCTTTTGCCCTCGAATTGTGACGGCATCAGGAAAATAGCCTTGGTTTTCTTGCAGCAAAGTAGCACTTTTTACTTCAACATAAGTATTGCCGCTGTTATCGGCTGGTTTATCAGTAGACAGTAAAAAATCAATTTTACTCTTTTCTTCACCATAGCTGACTTCGCGTTTTAGTGAGTTAAAGCCACTAAGTTCTTTAATGCGTTGATTGAGCAATGCCTGCTCGATAAATTGGTTAGCGCGAATAGTGTTGACACAAATCAGATCACCATTAGGTTTTTCTGTTAACTCCCAACTCATTGGGTATTTACGCTTTTTATTGGTTGATGTACTGTACCAAACGATGTCTCCAGGATCGGCACAGCCGGTCATTGCACCGGTATTGGCGACATGGATGGTCGTTACTGTACCATCGTCTAATTTTACATCGGCAAGAAAGCGTTTGTAACGTTTAATGAGTGTCGCTTTATTAACGGCTATTTTCATTAGTATCTCACGTGCTAAACATTAACTTTATAGTTAAGGTCTTTAACTTCATCACCGGTAATGCCCCGAAACCCCCATTGATAAGGTGCCTGTTCTTTAATAATGATTTCAATATCAACAGGGGCTATAGCCAACTGGTGTTCTATTTCTTCAAACAGCGCTTTGATAAGCTTTTTCTGCGTTTCTACTTGACGGCCTGCCATCATATTGATTTCGATTACCGTATAGCTGTCAGTACGTCCGCCAGGATAGTAAAAATCTTCTTTTGCTAACGGAATAAAGCGATGGGCACGCTTATCTTCAGGCATGCCTAGTACAGACTGCATACATTGGTGGATTACATCGGATAGCTTAGCTTTTATCGGGTTTAACTGCTCTTTAATACCATAAATTACGATCATATTTTATTCTTAATAATGTCGGTGCTGTTAGGCGTTATCGGTTAAGCTTGCTTGGTATTCATTAAAACCTTCTTCGATAGCCGGGAAAATATCAACAATCTCAAAGTAGGGAACAGTAAATATTTTACTGTCTCTTAGTGCATCGATTAAGAAGTAGTAATCCTGAATTACTTCTGTTTCATATACTGCGATATCACTGCATTTAGTTGTAAAGGCTTCTGCGTCGTATAAACGTAGGGAAACACTGGGGTAACGGGCAAAAATCTCTCCCAGAGTATGGGTAAAATATTCATTTCGCGCAGTTCTGCTTAGAGATAACCATTCTTTAGTGGCATTCATATGAACAAAAAAGGTGTATTTTCTTGGCATAACGGTCCTTTAATTTACAATTAGATAAAGATCTTGGTTAATAACCATCCATAATTCACTAATATCTCATAAATTCAAATGCTTAAAAAGAGTAATTTATTACTGTCTATTATCTGCAAGCTGGACAAGGGGTTAATTTGTTAGGTCAGTAGTGCAATTGACTTGTCACTATGGTTTTTACCGTGCATCTTGCTGACAAATCTCATATTATTTAGTTAGAGCAATTTAGCGGTGAGAAAGAATGACACAAGTAGCTTCAATAGTATTAACTTTTGAAAAACAAACCAATGACTGGCAGCAAGATAAAATCATTCAGATAGTTGGCGAGGTTATTTATATTTATTTAGCCGAAAATGATGAATATGCCTTGCGTCAAATTCAAATGGCGGCGCGTAGTATTGAGAAACTGGGTATTGAACACGCAAAATTAACTGGCTCGCACTGGCAACCGGAAAGTCAGTGGGCATTTGCCTTAGGTTTTACCTGTGTTGGTAAACTGTGTAATCTGGAATTTACAGGGACCAGTGAAGAAATTAACCGTTTAAATGATAAATTAGCGGTGTTTGCCTGGGCGCGAGATCTCACTAACCATACGCCAGCGCAATTACCGCCGCAGCAGTTGGCGCAGGCAGCCATAGATTATATTCAGGCACAGGCTCCTGCATATATTTCAAGTACACTAATTTGTGGTGATGAACTGGCTGAACAAGGTTGGATGGGAATTCACAATGTTGGCAAAGGTAGTATTAATCCTCCTTGTTTATTAGAGCTCGACTTTAATCCGACGCAAGATAAAGAAGCACCAGTAAAGGCCTGCTTAGTAGGTAAGGGCATTACTTTCGATAGTGGCGGCTATAGTATTAAAAGTAGCGCGGGTATGTTTGATATGAAGGCTGATATGGGGGGCGCTGCGGTGGTTGCTGGAGCGTTAGCATTAGCTATTCGTCAGGGGTTGCAGCAGCGGGTAAAACTGATCTTATGTTGTGCCGAAAACCTGATTTCAAATAATGCCTATAAACTCAGTGACATTATTACTTATAAAAATGGTGTCACCTGTGAGGTAGCGAATACCGACGCTGAAGGCCGTATTGTTTTAGCGGATGGCTTATTATTAGCTTCACAAAGTCAACCTGAAATGGTCATTGATGCGGCAACATTAACCGGTGCGGCAGTGATGGCAACTGGTGGTGATTATACGGCGTTATTTGCTCTGGACCAAAAATTAGCGAAGCAAGCACAATTAACGGCGGAAAGTGTCAACGAGCCATTATGGCAACTACCATTAGCTCCTTGGCATCAAACAAAATGTCCATCAGTTTTTGCCGATACTGCTAATAGTCGTACCCAAAAGGGAGGCGGTGCTGGTGGTGCCAGTAATGCTGCCGGGTTCTTATCGCGTTTTGTTGATAATAATGGTCAAGGTTGGCTGCATTTTGATTTGGCCGCTGCTTATAACGGTTCTGCCAATGAAATGTGGGCAGCAGGGGCAACTGGACTAGGTATTGCTACTATTGCTGAATTAATTCGTTAGTAACCATATTACGTCAGGTTTGTATAAAAAAGGTCTAACAAATAGTTAGACCTTTTTGGTTGAATAATATGATTGCTTTAGCTGATGACTACTTCATTATCTTCGATATAGCTGATTAACCAGTTTTTAGCGCTGTCGATATCACTAAAAACATGAAAGGGTAAATTGCAGGTTTGGTAGATCCTTCTTAATTGCATTTGTTGGATATCAGCAGAGTTACTATTTAGGATCACGCTGGCGTTGGCTATCATCCCTTTATTCATGCGGTAGCGGGTAACGTCGATTAATGCTTGCTCGGCATCTGGTGTGAAAATACTGTTGCCATAAAAAGTGAC of Thalassotalea insulae contains these proteins:
- the panC gene encoding pantoate--beta-alanine ligase is translated as MKTVSEIAELRQTIKAWHQQGLTVAFVPTMGNLHAGHIALITEAHKHADKVVASIFVNPMQFGKNEDIDSYPRTLADDQQKLVAANTDLLFTPTAEIIYPKGLDKQSFVEVPNVSEGYCGESRPGHFRGVATVVCKLFNLVQPDVACFGLKDYQQVQVIQTMVEDLSMPIEIIPVETVREASGLALSSRNGYLTEEEKKIAPALSQNIQWLAEQIKDNNDFIGLAKKAANFIDNAGLKTDYIHICHARTLQPASEDDKKLVILAAAHCGKARLIDNLQVKL
- the panB gene encoding 3-methyl-2-oxobutanoate hydroxymethyltransferase → MAKVTTATLQKMKLQGEKISTITAYDASFAKIFDQAGIHAILIGDSLGMVLQGQDDTLPVDIDHMAYHTQCVKRGVENTLIISDMPFMSYATKEQAFTNAAKLMQAGASMVKLEGGLWLEDTIRGLVERGIPVCAHLGLTPQSVNVFGGFKVQGRDQAKAEEMIAHAKALEAAGAQLLVLECIPAGLGKAISQALTIPTIGIGAGKDTDGQILVMHDALGISCSYMPKFSRNFLIDTGDIQKAIELYISEVTNGNFPGDEHIFK
- the folK gene encoding 2-amino-4-hydroxy-6-hydroxymethyldihydropteridine diphosphokinase; protein product: MSIAYIGLGSNLADPEQQIRQAVIAIQGIVQSKITQLSSLYHSRPMGPQDQPDYMNAVLALETELAPLELLDQLQTIEQKAGRVRKDERWGARVLDIDILLFDNQVIKNERLTVPHYGLKEREFVLLPLAEIADGLLLPDGDSVSKLAKAIPSNGLKIHSQLS
- the pcnB gene encoding polynucleotide adenylyltransferase PcnB; translation: MINLCKKVLGQSASKKQAVTHYPSPQIYTRDQHPVSRNLLSANALKVLYRLNKSGYDAYLVGGGVRDILLGLEPKDFDIATNATPEQIKGLFRNCRLIGRRFRLAHIVFGREVIEVATFRGHHDSAPKKQQDCQKTSKQSEHGMLLRDNIYGSIEEDAERRDFTINALYYSSADFKIYDFANGLADIKACIIRLIGDPETRYREDPVRMLRAIRFATKLDMKIAPETEQPISTLAPLLENIPPARMFEEFLKLFLAGKAFSNYQQLCHYQLFKYFFPIVAQSTNQQEFPYLEAFISKALNNTDSRINNSKRVTPAFLFAAMLWYPLQKQVEQLRQQAQLSPQDAFFSALGEVMAEQQRSIAIPKRFQAVMKDIWILQDKLVKREGKKAFKTFEHPKFRAGYDFLLLRAEIEQDPQLIALAKWWTDFQTTGHDTQQQMVKTIGRTCARRSPRKRRKPKTQNTANEQ
- the gluQRS gene encoding tRNA glutamyl-Q(34) synthetase GluQRS, with protein sequence MTQITERPQQYRGRFAPSPSGNLHFGSLISALASFLDARKHNGSWLVRIEDIDPPREQVGASDAILHTLDAYGLHWDEQVFYQSQQTQRYQALIQQLFAQQQCYYCQCTRAQIKASGGIYQGHCRDLALPADNNAIRVINPHGIATFNDLIQGEVHCDALLAQEDFIILRKDGLFAYQLAVVADDIFQQITHVVRGCDLLEPSCRQLSFYRILNANAPQFAHVPLAVTSEGYKLSKQNKAPAIDNHKPQPSLIAALNFLGQQPPTELISYPVADIINWAIKHWQIVRVPKKQQIAIS
- the dksA gene encoding RNA polymerase-binding protein DksA; this encodes MPNQKALGILALAGVAPYQEKPNEEYMNPEQLEHFKKILDAWRVQLREEVDRTVTHMKDEAANFPDPVDRAAQEEEFSLELRTRDRERKLIKKIEKTLQLIEEDDFGFCKACGIEIGIRRLEARPTADLCIECKTLAEIKERQLAG
- a CDS encoding CHASE domain-containing protein, yielding MQKVLVTLMAFCTYFLLVQFGHLFTIPFGFASPIWPVSGVILGLYLRFGAPVLIGAFASALISFHQDSFIAALPFYVISWLSVISVLQFMLAKLLAQRFCVLPINTHLPSEIVKFLLLTGPVAVLITSLMSIFTLAFSVPIETEVLLYIGAVKWIGDFMSIVFITPVILFVTTNSFVKKARHSAASTLASLFSLSLISVIFLLSNQSFQQKKMQQFVNATEPFIDHVEYVQNSIKQNLHALDGLYQASESVTRDEFRLFSENIKNPNIEIQGIGWLPLIHHSERQAFEKSLSELNFPVSTIQALTQSGFSVAPKQPLYMPIFFIEPIEQNKSALGLDVASHPIVKASVDKAISIRSYVISPLLSLVQQQDKFSGVVVYYPIYKQINSANKQQFIGLVEVVFELDLLLSNYYRQAEIKHFSFSFTYGKDNSFTHQDFNPEAIFTHSAELALFDKHGKLYFTSSASFERELTDWFSLSMMLVGCLLGVICVMFVFFIITFNHSLSRKVKESTAKLTSKNEELMMANQAKNLFLANISHEYRTPLNAIIGFAEIAQRETHDMNTKEYLAKIRHSSDVLLNIVNDVLDISKIQAGELKLEQRPFQPSVVTLSVIEMLLDKAKEKSICLEHSFSPEFSLWVSGDETRFKQTFINLLNNAIKFTHQGRISIKGEAQKIADNTCKLTIVVADTGIGISDENQQRIFTPFAQAEASTTRQFGGTGIGLSIVKQLCLMMDGDIHVTSQLGEGSTFTVNLKLPCVQAPEKSLASNDVTFQAAHILVVEDNKINQLIVKKQLAPLGVSCVFANDGEQALSYLSTACPDLILMDLQMPNMDGFTASAIIKKNPSWQQIPIVILSASVGKQDKAKAAELGINDFIHKPFQQADLITILSKYLRQSEVANPSLNIEQESIN